In a single window of the Gossypium hirsutum isolate 1008001.06 chromosome A13, Gossypium_hirsutum_v2.1, whole genome shotgun sequence genome:
- the LOC107935528 gene encoding phosphatidylinositol 4-phosphate 5-kinase 4, which produces MMNMLNKENSTVSRAWEATLRKTHAAKKRANSIFGTIALANATATNTTTTTTTSINAVQDNDKNCTISEAAYFTEKILPNGEYYKGQWCDNFPEGQGKYYWIDGCMYVGEWHKGKTMGRGRFRWPSGATYEGEFKSGYMDGTGTYVGSNGDTYKGQWVMNLKHGNGIEYYANGDWYEGEWRRGLRYGIGKYQWHNKNHYDGEWKNGVIHGNGCFVWINGDQYDGCWEDGMPKGNGTYQLSDGSFYVGYWSKEENEQNGTYHPSESSSNDVEWDPKIVYNQLADCKISPGEKVPILPSQKKLAISYSSNNAEKSRRPSIDGRGSLVLERPFDKMNLWGENDNDFNSFEMSRQLDCEFYGVNPAESNYKFNPLLPLKVPKPGNRQGEKISVGHKNYELMLNLQLGIRHSVGRPAPPTSLDLKASAFDPKEKIWTRFPPEGSKYTPPHQSCEFKWKDYTPVVFRSLRKLFKVDPADYMLSICGNDALRELSSPGKSGSFFYLTDDDIYMIKTMKKAEVKVFLKMLAAYYNHVRSFENSLVIKYYGLHCVKVTGAIQRKVRFIIMGNLLRSEYTIHTRFDLKGSSLGRVTNKPESEINSTTILKDLDLNFIFKLQKAWFHKFCWQINRDCEFLEQVRTMDYSLLVGLHFREISSNGELIPCEKRDPRNESSSLHSRSTSDQLLLDLERQANMVLGANMPARVERTIRKPECELQLVGEQTGEYYKVILSFGIIDILQDYDITKKLEHAYKSIQYDPTSISAVDPKLYSKRFRDFIFKAFTEDT; this is translated from the exons caccaccagcaTCAATGCTGTTCAAGACAATGATAAAAATTGCACCATCTCTGAGGCAGCATACTTCACAGAGAAAATTCTACCTAATGGGGAGTATTATAAAGGTCAATGGTGTGATAATTTCCCTGAAGGTCAAGGCAAATATTATTGGATTGATGGATGCATGTATGTAGGAGAATGGCATAAAGGCAAAACTATGGGGAGAGGAAGGTTTCGATGGCCATCTGGTGCTACATATGAAGGTGAGTTCAAAAGTGGGTACATGGATGGTACTGGTACATATGTTGGATCGAATGGGGATACTTATAAAGGACAATGGGTAATGAACTTGAAACATGGTAATGGCATTGAGTATTATGCTAATGGCGATTGGTACGAAGGTGAATGGCGCCGTGGTTTACGATATGGAATCGGGAAATACCAATGGCATAACAAGAATCATTATGATGGTGAATGGAAGAATGGGGTGATTCATGGTAATGGGTGTTTTGTATGGATTAATGGCGATCAGTATGATGGATGTTGGGAAGATGGTATGCCGAAAGGTAATGGTACATACCAATTGTCTGATGGGAGTTTTTATGTTGGATATTGGAgtaaagaagaaaatgaacaaaATGGTACATATCATCCATCAGAATCTTCTTCAAATGATGTTGAATGGGATCCTAAAATTGTGTATAACCAATTAGCTGACTGCAAAATTTCCCCTGGTGAAAAGGTACCAATCTTGCCATCACAAAAGAAATTAGCGATATCGTATTCGTCTAACAACGCGGAGAAATCGAGGAGACCGTCGATTGATGGAAGAGGAAGCTTAGTCTTAGAAAGACCATTTGATAAAATGAATCTATGGGGCGAAAATGATAATGATTTCAATAGTTTTGAAATGAGTAGACAATTGGATTGTGAGTTCTATGGTGTAAATCCTGCAGAATCAAATTATAAGTTCAACCCTCTATTACCATTGAAGGTACCTAAGCCTGGTAATAGGCAAGGTGAAAAAATATCTGTAGGACATAAGAACTATGAACTTATGCTCAACTTGCAATTGGGAATAAG GCATTCAGTAGGAAGACCTGCACCACCTACAAGTCTTGATCTTAAGGCTTCGGCTTTTGACcctaaagagaaaatttggacaaGGTTTCCACCGGAAGGTAGTAAATATACTCCACCACATCAATCTTGTGAATTCAAATGGAAAGATTATACTCCAGTTGTTTTCAG GTCATTGAGGAAACTATTCAAGGTGGACCCTGCAGATTACATGCTATCTATTTGTGGAAATGATGCACTAAGGGAGCTATCTTCCCCGGGCAAAAGTGGTAGCTTTTTTTACTTGACTGATGATGACATATACATGATCAAAACCATGAAAAAAGCAGAAGTCAAA GTATTTTTAAAGATGCTTGCAGCCTATTATAACCATGTTCGATCTTTCGAAAACAGTTTAGTCATAAAATATTATGGCTTGCACTGTGTAAAGGTAACCGGTGCCATACAAAGAAAG GTGCGGTTCATTATCATGGGGAATCTCTTACGCTCCGAATATACGATTCACACACGCTTTGACTTAAAAGGATCTTCATTAGGGCGTGTAACAAATAAGCCTGAATCCGAGATCAATAGTACAACTATACTTAAAGATCTTGATTTGAACTTCATATTCAAACTGCAGAAAGCTTGGTTTCATAAGTTTTGTTG GCAAATAAATAGGGATTGTGAGTTTCTTGAACAAGTTAGAACAATGGACTACAGTCTTTTGGTGGGACTTCACTTCAGAGAAATTTCAAGTAATGGAGAGCTAATTCCATGTGAAAAAC GCGATCCTAGGAATGAATCAAGTAGTCTTCATTCTAGATCAACTTCTGATCAACTTCTACTAGACCTTGAAAG GCAAGCTAACATGGTGTTGGGAGCCAATATGCCAGCACGAGTAGAAAGAACTATAAGAAAACCTGAATGTGAGTTACAACTTGTAGGAGAACAAACTGGGGAGTATTATAAAGTCATATTGTCCTTCGGCATTATAGACATACTTCAAGATTATGACATTACCAAAAAGCTTGAACATGCATATAAATCAATTCAATACGATCCTACTTCTATATCAGCCGTGGATCCTAAACTGTATTCTAAGCGATTTCGAGATTTCATTTTCAAAGCTTTTACTGAAGATACTTAG